In Helianthus annuus cultivar XRQ/B chromosome 9, HanXRQr2.0-SUNRISE, whole genome shotgun sequence, the following are encoded in one genomic region:
- the LOC110875555 gene encoding uncharacterized protein LOC110875555 gives MEKLVLALLHASRRLRRYFTGHVITVLTNFHIGTILQKPETSGRLAKWAIELGGHNILYRPRPAIKGQVLADFITEVSADKIKECEMIETPKVDTEETWMLYTDGASNEDGAGAGLRLVSPENHEFTYAIRLDFKNTNNEAEYEAFLAGLRLAIKMGAKNLRAHVDSLLIASQVNGIYDAKGEVMALYLEQAKELLQQFKSHKVIHINRSENKPADALSKLASTSFQHLAKDVRIEVLKNPSVLLRQVNVIETGQPSWMTPIIQYLQEGVLPENKAEARKIQNKALQYEMNGGILYRKSFLGPLLRCVDPQDANYLIREIHEGICGIHSGPRMVVAKIMSAGYYWPGMHVDAMKEIRNAKTLQHFKTVQTTYKVLRKQSARPGGHLNTYKTLPFIRANLA, from the exons atggaaaagTTAGTACTTGCGCTACTTCATGCCTCTAGGAGgctgcgccgatacttcacaggGCATGTGATAACAGTATTGACAAACTTCCACATCGGAACCATACTGCAGAAGCCTGAGACGTCGGGCAGATTGGCGAAGTGGGCCATTGAGCTCGGAGGTCACAACATCTTGTATAGGCCACGCCCAGCAATCAAAGGTCAGGTTCTAGCCGACTTTATCACAGAAGTGTCGGCTGATAAAATCAAAGAATGCGAGATGATAGAGACTCCCAAAGTGGATACAGAGGAAACTTGGATGCTTTACACCGAtggggcatcaaatgaagatggcgcgggagcaggTTTACGCCTAGTAAGCCCAGAGAATCACGAGTTCACTTACGCCATTAGGTTGGatttcaaaaacaccaacaacgaggctgagTACGAAGCATTCCTGGCAGGCctacgcctcgccatcaagatgggagcaaaGAACTTGCGCGCACATGTTGACTCACTCCTGATAGCAAGTCAAGTAAACGGCATATACGACGCAAAAGGAGAGGTCATGGCCTTGTATCTGGAACAAGCGAAGGAATTGCTACAGCAATTCAAATCCCACAAAGTCATACACATTAACCGCTCAGAAAACAAGCCTGCCGATGCTTTGAGCAAGCTTGCCTCGACTTCCTTTCAACATCTTGCCaaggatgtaaggatagaggtactcaagaacCCATCGGTATTACTGCGCCAAGTTAACGTAATCGAAACAGGGCAGCCATCATGGATGACCCCCATCATCCAATACTTGCAAGAGGGGGTGCTTCCCGAGAACAAAGCAGAAGCAAgaaagatccaaaacaaagcctTACAGTACGAAATGAATGGCGGTATCCtgtaccgaaaatccttcctGGGACCACTACTGCGCTGCGTGGACCCCCAGGATGCAAATTATCTGATAAGGGAAATTCATGAGGGGATTTGTGGCATTCACTCCGGACCAcggatggttgtcgcgaagatcatgagcgccggttactactggccggGTATGCATGTCGACGCAATGAAGGAGATCCGCAA cgcgaaaacactccagcatttCAAGACGGTTCAAACCACCTACAAGGTCCTCCGcaaacaaagcgcgagaccgggcgGTCACCTAAATACTTACAAAacgcttccatttattcgagctaatttagcataa